CATCTCCCGGCTGGCAATCCAGCGCCTTGCAAATGGCATTTAAAGTTGAAATCCGAATGGCTTTAGCTTTGCCGTTCTTCAGAATCGACAGGTTCGCCATCGTTATTCCAACCCGCTCCGAGAGCTCTGTCACGCTCATCTTCCTCTTGGCCAGCATTACGTCAACGTTAATTATGATCGCCATGTTATTTCACCTCAGATCGTTAAATCATTTTCTGATTTTATATCGATGGCATTTTTGAGAAGCTTCTGAAGAACAGCCGCAAAGACTGCAATTACGAGAGACGCGAAGATAACGACCAAACCGATAACGATCAGACCGGGAGCGTCATCCTTTTCCGCAATGAGATAAACGAAAGGTTCCGCTGCCGCATACAAAATGCTAATCGCAATCGCGCAGTACTTAATATTTTTCAACGCCTTCACGGATAATTCGGAGAATGCCTGGTTCTTGTCGATATAGCCAAGCAGCTTAAATGCCTGATACAAAGCCATATAAAAAGGTATCGCCGAAAGATACATCGCAATGATAATCGGATATACCCAATTGTCCGGCCAAGCTTCCCTAGCCTCTTTCATTATTGCAGGCAACCCTAAAATACACAATGCAAGAACCGGAAGCCCCATCAGAAACACGGTCACCTTCAAAAAGAGCGTTGTTCCCCGTTCCACAAACATGCACCTCACTTCATTATTGTCGTTTTGAATGTACCACATGATTTATCGTTTTACAATATATTTTACTCGTTTTGAATGAAATCATGATGATTGCTAAGCGATATTTCCGCACAAAAAAGCAGCCATCGGATTGATGGCCGCGTTTACCTTTTATAACTAATGATTCGATAACAAAAGTAAAAGACACCGATTGCACCCAACACCATATTAATACTGAATAACACCCAAATGATAGTTACGAGCGTATCACTTGGACCATTGCCGACAGGACCGATTTTGGGCTCAAAAAAATGATGCAGCTTCCAAAGACCATATATGATGAACCAAATCGACACTAACAAACCAATTATGTGCCGTCTCACTAAAACACATCCTTATCGACGACAATCATACCCCTTACCCAAAAAAACAAATCCAAAATGTTGGAGCCGGCTGAGGACTCTTTATTGTAAAATTCGGAGTATCCGCAGCTTGCGCAGTACACTACGAGAAACTGGAAGGGTTTCACCGTTAGACTATAACGAAACTACATATCGCTATTTGCTCCAAAATAGCGGTTTTCAATTTCTAAGGAAACGTCATATCACTATTTCTCTTATTTCCCCATCTTTTCGCCTCGAAACAACCAAATAACGATACGACGTTTCGTTAGATTCTTAAATAGGTTATTTTGAGCTAAATAAGAATACCTAGTTTCATTAGAATAACGAGCATACAAAAAAAGCACTGCCCTCGTCATAGAGGACAGCGCCTATCAACATCTAACTGCGATTAAAGACGACCAGCTTCAGCTCGGTCATATCCTCAATGGCATACTTAATGCCTTCGCGGCCAAGGCCGCTTTGCTTAATGCCGCCATACGGCATTTGATCAACACGGAACGTTGGAATATCGTTAATCATCACTCCGCCAACCTGCAGCTGCTCGGACAGATCAAGCGCCGTTTTCAAATCATTCGTATAGAGGCCGGCCTGCAGCCCGAATTCGGAATCATTCACCTTCTCGACCGCTTCCTCCAGGGTATCCACTTTGTTCACAATAACAACCGGGGCGAACACTTCCTTGCAGGATACTTGCGCATGGGGAGGGACATTCAGCAATACGGTTGGCATCACGATGCCGCCTTCCGCCGTACCGCCGCAGGCGATGGCTGCGCCAAGCTCACGAGCCTCCTCCATCCATTCCAGCGCCCGCGTGACATCCCGCTCCGAGATCAGTGCCGATACGTCTGTTGCCGGATCAAGCGGATCGCCGACTTGAAGCTTTTGAACCTCTGCCGTAAAACGTTCCACAAATTCTTCGAATACTTCTGCCAGCACATAAACTCGCTGCAGCGAAATACATACCTGTCCCTGGTAGGAGAATGCGCCCACTGCGGCGCGGGCAGCGACGGCTTCGATATTAACGCCCTTATCGATAATTACCGCAGAGTTCGAACCTAGCTCAAGCGTTACCCGCTTGATGCCCGCCATAGCGCGAATGCTTGCACCAACCGCCGCACTACCCGTAAAGGTAACCATGTTCACCTTTGGATCCTTCACGATAGCCTCTCCCAGCAGACGGCCATCGCCGCTAATCACGTTGAGCGCCCCCTCCGGCAGACCCGCTTCTTGAAGCAGCTCCGCGATAAAATACGCGGACAGCGGCGTTTGCGGCGCGGGCTTCAGCACGATAGTATTCCCCGACGCAATCGCCGGCCCAAGCTTGTGGGCAACCAGATTGAGAGGAAAGTTGAATGGCGTTATGGCGCCAACGACACCAATGGGCTCGCGAACGGTATATCCAAAGCGGCCTTCGCCGCCCGGCACCGCATCCATAGGAATCGTCTCTCCATGTATACGTTTCGCTTCTTCGGCGGCTATTTGATAAGTCTGAATCGTACGGTCTACTTCGGCATAAGCAGCCTTGAGCGGCTTAGCCGCCTCCAGCGCGACAAGCCGTGCAGCCTCTTCCCGGCGCTCGGCCAGCAGCTGCACGAGCTTCTCCAGAATAGCGGCACGCTTGTGGGCCGGCATTTTACGCATAGTTGCCTTGGCCTCTACCGCAGCTTCAATAGCCAGATTCGCTTCCGCCAAACCGGCATCCGCAATCTCGGCGATCGGTTCCTTTGAATACGGCGCATAAAGCGTCGTATAGCTTGCTGTCTCGGCCTCTTGTCCGCCGATCAGCAGATTTTGTCTCTTCATTGCCAGCACCCCTTTGCTCTAAACCTTACAGGTTAACATTCGATAAATATTGCTCGGGTGAACGGCCTATCACGGCCTTGAAGTCTTTGCTGAAATGCGCCTGATCGTGATAACCCAGTTCAACCGATAACCCGGCCAAATCCTGAGCTTGTCCAAGGTCCATCGCTTCCGCGGCATTTTGCAGCCGGAACAACCGGATAACCGACTTCGGATTCACTCCAACGTATTTGGCGAATAAGCGCTGAAGCCGCCGGATGTTTATATCAAAATACTCGCAGACCTGCTCTACCTTGGTTATACCCTGGTTGCGTGCCGCATAATCGATAATCTGATTGACTAACGTAATTTGGTCGTCATAAGGCGGAAGCTTCTCTGCCAGCAGCTGCTCTACTACTTGAATCATCCGCTGGTCATTATCCTGATGGGCAAGCACAAGCTCTTCAAGCTCTGAACCTTGTATCCCAAGCACGGTCTCCACCTCTATAGGTCTTCCCGTCAACTCGGACAGCTCTCTATTCACAAATGGATATAGTCCGCCCGGCCGGAACTTAACGCCAAAAACAATTCCTCTACCGTTAAGCAAATAAGAGAATTTTTCCTTGCCAGGCCCGTAGAAAAAGGTTTTTCCCTGCTCCACCACCAGATTGGCACAAGGATTGGGAACAACATGCTGCCAATAAGAGTCTTCCTGTTCCAGATTCCACTGAACAATCCAGTAATGCTTAATAAAAGGCGACAATACCTCCGAAGCCGGATACCGCTCCAGCCGGAATTGGTCCCCTGCTCCGTTTAGTCCGAGAACGCCCATGCTGGGTCGGGTTTGCGGTTGGCTCATCCCTTCACTCCTGTTCCTGTCGCGTTTTTACAATACTTAGAAAAAGGCTCCAACTATAATGAGTTTACCACAAGCTTTAGCTAATCTATTTAAGTGGTAATTCTTTTCTAGGAGGATAAATTAAAGATGGAACTCAATTATGTATTCTATATTGGTGCCTCGCCCGAGCAGGTGTGGCAGACGCTTGTCAGCCCGGAAGGAACGCGGAGCACCTTTTTCGGAACCGTCCTGAACTCTACCCTGGAGCCTGACGCATCCTTCGAGTACGTCGGCCCCGGAGCGGAAGGAGAGAATACGGTCCATGTATACGGCACTATACTGAAGGCTGACCCTGGCAAAATGCTCAGCTATCTGGAGCACCCGGGTCCCTCTTACAGGGACAACCATGCCGAGCTTGAATCCCGCGTGACCTTCACTCTGGAGACAGTAGGCTCATGCACAAAGCTGACGCTGGTTAATGATCAATGGACGCTGGATCACCCATCCTTCGCGAATTCCAAAGAGCACTGGTGGATGATGCTCAGCAACATTAAGACATATACGGAAACGGGTAAAACGCTCGACTTCGGCTGGTAAAATAAAAAGGCAGACGGTCATTCCGACCGTCTGCCTTTTCCCTTTAAGGAGACCAATATCTGCCCCCCTTAAGCTCCGTATCCTGAAGGGCACCGTCCGCTTCCTGCAAGACAAACAAGTTCTCGCCTTCGGCACCCGCCCACGCGATCCCCAGCAGCACCCCTTCATCCGAGTGGGCCAGGAACAGCACCTCGAACCTTCCAGGATCGTCGCCGCCGTCTACCCGCCAAGTACCGGATTCGTTATAGGTTGCGGGGAAATCCTTGAACAGCACTTTATCGTTATTGATGTAAGCAATGCTAGCCAGCATGTCGTCTCCATCACGCTCGAATACAAACAAGGCTATCTTCTCTTGATCCGATTCGGAGAGTATGCTGCTCGACGTTGCTTTTCTGGCCTTTAATCCTTCCACGCGGGCTATCGTATCGGCATCCGCCTGTTCGTATTGCCCGTCTTCGGCGCTGGTTATATCGACCAGGGAGCCTTGACTAACGACGCCTTCCCTTGCTAGCAGATAGGATTTATTCGGCAGGAGAATCCCGTCGCCTTTTATCTTGTAAATGTACCCCGCCATATTATTGAAATTATTGATCGACTGTCTGTTGTTATCCTGATCATTGGCCTCTTGGCGTCGGACATACTCGATCTCAATCCGGTCTCCGCCATTTCCGATAGCCGTGACGAACTGCTCGGGATCCTCGACTTCGTCTCCGGTTTCGCTTGGAATGGTGATCAACTGCTGCCCGGTTTCGTCCGCGAATGCAAATTCGTTCTCCAGACGACTCAGCTCCAGTTGTCCGTTAACCGCCCCATCATCCGATTCCGCAGGCTGTTCTTCTGGCGTTTCTATGCTGGGCACCGGCGTTTCAGCAAGTTCACTTACCACTGGTGTTGGTGTTGGCGTGGGTTCTTTTGATTCCGAATTCGTGCATCCGGCCAGCAGCAGCAAGCCAATAGCCCCACCAATCCACATGCCCTTCTTTCTCATCATTTCCCTCCTGTTCATAATGACCCCGTTCTTATGACTACCTTACCACACCTTGGAAAATATAGAAAACGGCTGCCCCTTATTGGTTTATCAGGCGTATTCTCCCTGGTCTTTAAGATGGTTAACTAAAAAATTAGGAGCCTTAATAATTAATCACGTGTGGATAAAACATCCTGTGGATATGTGGACGAAAGCTGTTGGAAGTCTAATTTCCCCGCGTAATCAGCCCGTTGATATGTGGGTAACTATGTGAATAACTTTACGAGATCTTAATAAGCCTTGCCACTCTATTGCAGGAAGAAAACACGCATACCTTCTTGGAATGGCATAATAATTTCGCGCTCAAATGTGCTCGGGGACGGCGATTTCGTGCGACTGTGAGGCTAGACTCACTGTTAGTGAGGAACAACGTACGCGGACGGCGGAGATACTTACTAATTCGCCCGATAGTAGCTGCGTGCGCGGTTTTACGGCAGGATGCCTCACTAATTAGTGAGGCATTTCGCTCTCTATCCGCCCAAGCGCGGATGGCTTTCTCTTGCATACAATTTGCTAATGAAAGCTGGAATGAATCAAAATCAAAAAAAGCGTTGCGGGGCCAGCTCACCCTCTGCAACGCTTTTTCATGAATACGCTTCTTCGTTTTACCGATGCCGGACTTATCTAAATAACAGCGTTCCAAAGCTGTCGCTGCGATGAAAATTAGGGGTATCCGACTGAACCGGCGACCAGCTCAAGTAATGAGGGGCCTGCGTCAAATCGCCGCATTTATAGAAATTGCCCTTCATCACGGCACCGGGTTCCGCCCGGAAATCAGGAAACCAGTATTTAAGGAAAGTAAACGGAATACGCAGGTTAAGCTCCCAGTACATCCTGCGGCATTCGGGATTCCATAAACCAAGGGCCGTGCGTATGCCGAACTGGCTTGCGGCTTCAGGCAGAATCCGCTTGCGTTTCGAGCCGCCGCTTTCGCCAATCTCCAAGAGCAGCACCCCGGCGGCGTTCAGCTCGAAGTTAAGATAACGCGAATCCCGGGCGGGAAGCGGCTGAACGAAAAATTCCACGCAGCTGTCCTGATAGACCGGGTCGCCATGCCGCCTGTGGCGCATAACCGGCGATTCCTCGTAGACCCGGAACTGCAGGTGCAGCGCCTCTTCATCGTATACGCCGCGAACCTCCGTCTCGGGCGGTTGCTCTACTTCAAGCCACTGCTGATAAGCAACCTCCGCGGGCGGCAGCTCCCGCCATTCTTTATCCGAATAGCCGGCAGCGCCCGCCGCAAATGACAACTCATACAATTTGCTCATAACTTGGCGATCCTTTACGGTACGGCAATCCATGCGCCGCGTTGATCCGCCGATTCCCGCTCCGCCGTTACGATCTCGATGCTGCCCTTTGTACTCTCCGGAGTAGCCGTATCCAGCGGCAAGCCTTGAATAAGCGCTTCGATGAAATATTTTTGCTGATAGTAATAGCCCTGATCAGCCGGCAGCTCGACAGTGAAGCCTGCTTCATCATTCGGATTCATTTTGACGGAAGCGCCGTCGAACTGCACGTTGCCATGCTCAAAGTTAACTTTGTAGCCCATCTCAAAGCCAAAATCGCCATTTAACGTCCAATCCACTTGAGCGGATACAATCTTGTTATCCGCATAACGATAATGCGTGGACACGATATCGTAGCCGCTTCCCGCGATTACGTTTCTGCCATAGCACGATACCGCCTCCGGTTTCCCGAACAGCCAGTTCACGACATCGGTATCATGCACGTGCATATCGAGCAAAGCGCCGCCGCCCTTTTCGTTCACCAGCACCCAAGGTCCCCAGGAAGGCGTGCCGCCGCCACGGTAGAAGTATGCGCTAGTTACATTGCCGAACTTGCCGCTGCTGACGAGCTCCCGGAGGTAGACATAAGCCGGCCAGAAGCGCAGGCATTGTCCGATCATCAGCTGCTTGCCGCTTGCTTCCGCGGCTGCGATCATAACGTCACACTCTTCCGCATTCATCGCCATCGGCTTTTCGCAGAGCACATGAACGCCGCTGCTCAGACATTGAGTAGTGACATCGCGGTGAAGGAAGGTAGGAAGCGTAATATCTACCGCATCAAGCTGCTCGCTCTCCAGCATCGCTTGTACCGACGTATATTTGTTGAACCGGCCGTAATCGATCGCATTCTCCGAGGAAGTATCGATATTACCGCCGCTGCCCCCGCCGTTCAGCTTCACTTCGTCTACATCGCAAAGCGCTACGACGCGAATCGGCGCTCCTTCTCTTTCGAGACGCAGGTAGTTCTCGAGATGGGTCTTGCCCATGAATCCAAGTCCAATCAGTCCAATTTTCAGCATTAGCGTTCCGTCCTCCCTAAAATCGCATCCATTGCAGCCGACGTGTTATACACGATTTGTTTCGTATGATGGGTGTATGGCGGGATCATCTCCGCCGTTACGTAATCGTTATAACCGATTGCTTCCAGCGCGCGAATAACTTCCGGATAATCCACGTCACCCGCAAGCAAGTCCACAAAGCCGTGAAGTCCGCCCGCTTGTCTGCGGTAATCCTTGAAATGCACCTTCTTG
This region of Paenibacillus sp. JDR-2 genomic DNA includes:
- a CDS encoding carbohydrate-binding family 9-like protein, whose product is MSKLYELSFAAGAAGYSDKEWRELPPAEVAYQQWLEVEQPPETEVRGVYDEEALHLQFRVYEESPVMRHRRHGDPVYQDSCVEFFVQPLPARDSRYLNFELNAAGVLLLEIGESGGSKRKRILPEAASQFGIRTALGLWNPECRRMYWELNLRIPFTFLKYWFPDFRAEPGAVMKGNFYKCGDLTQAPHYLSWSPVQSDTPNFHRSDSFGTLLFR
- a CDS encoding SRPBCC family protein, with the protein product MELNYVFYIGASPEQVWQTLVSPEGTRSTFFGTVLNSTLEPDASFEYVGPGAEGENTVHVYGTILKADPGKMLSYLEHPGPSYRDNHAELESRVTFTLETVGSCTKLTLVNDQWTLDHPSFANSKEHWWMMLSNIKTYTETGKTLDFGW
- a CDS encoding aldehyde dehydrogenase family protein, with protein sequence MKRQNLLIGGQEAETASYTTLYAPYSKEPIAEIADAGLAEANLAIEAAVEAKATMRKMPAHKRAAILEKLVQLLAERREEAARLVALEAAKPLKAAYAEVDRTIQTYQIAAEEAKRIHGETIPMDAVPGGEGRFGYTVREPIGVVGAITPFNFPLNLVAHKLGPAIASGNTIVLKPAPQTPLSAYFIAELLQEAGLPEGALNVISGDGRLLGEAIVKDPKVNMVTFTGSAAVGASIRAMAGIKRVTLELGSNSAVIIDKGVNIEAVAARAAVGAFSYQGQVCISLQRVYVLAEVFEEFVERFTAEVQKLQVGDPLDPATDVSALISERDVTRALEWMEEARELGAAIACGGTAEGGIVMPTVLLNVPPHAQVSCKEVFAPVVIVNKVDTLEEAVEKVNDSEFGLQAGLYTNDLKTALDLSEQLQVGGVMINDIPTFRVDQMPYGGIKQSGLGREGIKYAIEDMTELKLVVFNRS
- a CDS encoding Gfo/Idh/MocA family protein, which encodes MLKIGLIGLGFMGKTHLENYLRLEREGAPIRVVALCDVDEVKLNGGGSGGNIDTSSENAIDYGRFNKYTSVQAMLESEQLDAVDITLPTFLHRDVTTQCLSSGVHVLCEKPMAMNAEECDVMIAAAEASGKQLMIGQCLRFWPAYVYLRELVSSGKFGNVTSAYFYRGGGTPSWGPWVLVNEKGGGALLDMHVHDTDVVNWLFGKPEAVSCYGRNVIAGSGYDIVSTHYRYADNKIVSAQVDWTLNGDFGFEMGYKVNFEHGNVQFDGASVKMNPNDEAGFTVELPADQGYYYQQKYFIEALIQGLPLDTATPESTKGSIEIVTAERESADQRGAWIAVP
- a CDS encoding DUF2975 domain-containing protein, yielding MERGTTLFLKVTVFLMGLPVLALCILGLPAIMKEAREAWPDNWVYPIIIAMYLSAIPFYMALYQAFKLLGYIDKNQAFSELSVKALKNIKYCAIAISILYAAAEPFVYLIAEKDDAPGLIVIGLVVIFASLVIAVFAAVLQKLLKNAIDIKSENDLTI
- a CDS encoding AraC family transcriptional regulator, with protein sequence MSQPQTRPSMGVLGLNGAGDQFRLERYPASEVLSPFIKHYWIVQWNLEQEDSYWQHVVPNPCANLVVEQGKTFFYGPGKEKFSYLLNGRGIVFGVKFRPGGLYPFVNRELSELTGRPIEVETVLGIQGSELEELVLAHQDNDQRMIQVVEQLLAEKLPPYDDQITLVNQIIDYAARNQGITKVEQVCEYFDINIRRLQRLFAKYVGVNPKSVIRLFRLQNAAEAMDLGQAQDLAGLSVELGYHDQAHFSKDFKAVIGRSPEQYLSNVNL
- a CDS encoding helix-turn-helix domain-containing protein encodes the protein MAIIINVDVMLAKRKMSVTELSERVGITMANLSILKNGKAKAIRISTLNAICKALDCQPGDVLEYRMSEDNEEDKEE